Proteins encoded in a region of the Coffea eugenioides isolate CCC68of chromosome 4, Ceug_1.0, whole genome shotgun sequence genome:
- the LOC113767571 gene encoding DEAD-box ATP-dependent RNA helicase 35-like: protein MMTEEDDDYVEYIPVAKRRALEVQKILQRKGKSSTLEEEEAEKLKLVEAKPSLLVKASQLKKEQPEISPTEQMVQQEKEMIEHLSDRKTLMSVRELAKGITYTEPLFTGWKPPLNIRRLSKKVCDAIRKQWHIIVDGEDIPAPIKNFKDMRFPDPILKKLKAKGIVQPTPIQVQGLPVILAGRDMIGIAFTGSGKTLVFVLPLIMVALQEEIMMPIAPGEGPFGLIVCPSRELARQTYEVVEQFLAPMREYGYPELRPLLCIGGVDMKSQLEVVKKGVHIVVATPGRLKDMLAKKKMNLDSCRYLTLDEADRLVDLGFEDDIREVFDHFKAQRQTLLFSATMPTKIQKFARSALVKPVVVNVGRAGAANLDVIQEVEYVKQEAKIVYLLECLQKTPPPVLIFCENKADVDDIHEYLLLKGVEAVAIHGGKDQEEREYAIKSFKEGKKDVLVATDVASKGLDFPDIQHVINYDMPAEIENYVHRIGRTGRCGKTGIATTFINKNQSETTLLDLKHLLQEAKQRIPPVLAELNDPMEDVDAITNASGVKGCAYCGGLGHRIRDCPKLEHQRSTQIASSRRDYYGSGGYRGEI from the exons ATGATGACGGAGGAAGATGATGATTATGTTGAGTACATCCCAGTTGCAAAGAGGAGGGCATTAGAAGTCCAGAAAATATTGCAACGGAAAGGTAAATCTTCTACCCTGGAAGAAGAGGAAGCTGAAAAATTGAAGCTTGTAGAAGCAAAGCCTAGTTTGCTAGTAAAGGCCTCACAGTTGAAAAAAGAACAACCTGAAATTAGCCCTACTGAACAAATGGTACAGCAGGAGAAAGAGATGATTGAGCATCTCTCTGATCGCAAAACTTTGATGTCTGTTCGGGAGTTGGCTAAAGGGATTACTTACACGGAACCATTGTTTACGGGGTGGAAACCGCCGTTGAATATAAGGAGGCTGTCTAAGAAAGTGTGTGATGCAATAAGGAAGCAGTGGCATATTATTGTGGATGGCGAAGATATTCCTGCACCAATTAAGAATTTTAAGGATATGAGATTTCCTGACCCGATTTTGAAGAAGCTGAAAGCGAAGGGGATTGTGCAACCAACCCCTATTCAGGTTCAAGGTCTTCCTGTTATATTAGCAGGAAGGGATATGATAGGCATAGCATTTACGGGTTCTGGTAAGACACTGGTGTTTGTTTTGCCACTGATCATGGTGGCACTTCAAGAAGAAATAATGATGCCAATTGCCCCTGGAGAAGGGCCATTTGGTTTAATTGTCTGTCCATCACGAGAACTTGCAAGACAAACTTATGAAGTTGTGGAGCAGTTTCTTGCACCCATGAGGGAGTACGGTTATCCAGAGTTAAGGCCATTGCTTTGCATTGGTGGAGTTGACATGAAGTCTCAGTTGGAGGTTGTGAAGAAAGGAGTTCACATTGTGGTTGCTACGCCAGGAAGACTCAAAGATATGCTtgcaaagaagaaaatgaatctTGACAGTTGCAG GTATTTAACATTAGATGAAGCAGATAGGTTGGTGGATTTGGGTTTTGAAGATGACATAAGAGAAGTCTTTGATCACTTTAAAGCTCAGCGTCAAACTCTTTTGTTTTCTGCCACAATGCCCACAAAGATCCAAAAGTTTGCAAGAAGCGCATTGGTTAAACCCGTTGTGGTTAATGTGGGAAGGGCTGGAGCGGCAAACCTTGATGTGATTCAAGAGGTGGAGTATGTTAAGCAAGAGGCAAAGATTGTTTACCTCCTTGAGTGCTTGCAGAAGACACCTCCTCCTGTTCTGATATTCTGTGAGAATAAAGCTGACGTTGATGACATTCACGAATATCTTCTGTTAAAGGGCGTTGAAGCAGTTGCAATTCATGGAGGAAAAGATCAAGAAGAGAGAGAGTATGCTATCAAGTCCTTTAAAGAAGGCAAGAAAGATGTGTTGGTTGCCACTGATGTTGCCTCAAAGGGTTTGGACTTTCCAGATATTCAGCACGTGATTAATTACGACATGCCAGCAGAAATAGAAAATTACGTTCACAGGATTGGTCGTACTGGAAGATGTGGGAAAACAGGAATTGCAACGACATTTATCAACAAAAATCAGAGTGAAACTACACTTCTAGATTTGAAGCATTTGCTACAGGAGGCAAAACAGAGAATACCTCCAGTGCTGGCAGAATTGAATGATCCAATGGAGGATGTTGATGCAATCACAAATGCTAGTGGAGTCAAAGGCTGTGCTTACTGTGGCGGACTTGGTCATCGGATCCGTGATTGTCCCAAGTTGGAACATCAAAGGAGCACACAAATAGCAAGTTCAAGAAGAGACTACTATGGATCTGGGGGCTATCGCGGGGAAATTTGA